In 'Nostoc azollae' 0708, the following are encoded in one genomic region:
- a CDS encoding maleate cis-trans isomerase family protein produces the protein MVIQLNMTDGLGWRKKFGVLAPSTNTIVEPDFHAMGVRGVTSHMSRIHVRNQDLSSHEKMVRLLDQLGDEILFAIDRVMTAGVDYVIMGMSAEIFWEGLEGKKTFVKRLEDYAGLKVASGPIGCQATLASFKVNKIGVLTPCQPVADKMVCWFFNDIGVEVLRLKGLRCPTALSIAEVSEDKLRYHLQELDGDDMEAIMQVRTNLSILRLADEAERWIDRQTCDCNQCGHLVVCVTPERHPGSSVGVWKTFTRIFIRSNNSFNVVPADITDNSTLNNAEFTSAFF, from the coding sequence ATGGTAATTCAACTCAATATGACAGATGGATTAGGATGGCGAAAGAAATTTGGGGTGCTTGCACCAAGCACAAATACGATTGTCGAACCTGATTTTCACGCGATGGGTGTACGGGGTGTTACGTCTCATATGTCCCGGATTCATGTTCGAAACCAGGACTTGAGTAGTCATGAAAAGATGGTGCGTCTTTTAGACCAACTCGGCGACGAAATTCTCTTTGCAATTGATCGGGTGATGACCGCAGGTGTGGATTACGTGATCATGGGAATGAGTGCCGAGATTTTCTGGGAAGGACTTGAGGGGAAGAAAACTTTTGTGAAACGGCTTGAGGACTATGCTGGGCTAAAAGTGGCTTCAGGTCCTATCGGATGTCAGGCAACTCTGGCAAGTTTCAAAGTCAACAAGATTGGGGTGCTCACCCCTTGTCAGCCTGTGGCTGACAAAATGGTATGCTGGTTCTTCAATGACATTGGGGTGGAGGTGTTACGGCTGAAGGGACTGCGTTGCCCTACTGCACTCTCAATTGCTGAAGTCTCTGAGGATAAGCTTCGCTACCATCTTCAGGAACTTGATGGTGATGATATGGAGGCGATCATGCAGGTTCGTACTAATTTGAGTATACTTCGGCTCGCCGATGAAGCGGAACGGTGGATCGATAGGCAAACCTGTGATTGCAATCAATGCGGCCACCTGGTGGTATGCGTTACGCCAGAACGACATCCAGGATCGAGTGTAGGGGTGTGGAAGACTTTTACGAGAATTTTTATAAGGTCTAATAACAGTTTTAACGTCGTTCCAGCAGATATCACTGACAATAGTACCCTGAACAATGCTGAATTTACGTCAGCCTTCTTTTAA
- the hisS gene encoding histidine--tRNA ligase, which produces MAKSDKINFSTPSGFPEFLPSEKRLEVYLLDIIRRVFESYGFTPIETPAVERLEVLQAKGNQGDNIIYGIDPILPPNRQAEKDKSGETALEARALKFDQTVPFAAYIARHLNELTFPFSRYQMDMVFRGERAKDGRFRQFRQCDIDVVARGKLSLLYDAQMPAIITEIFEAINIGDFAIRINNRKILTGFFQSVEVPENQIKACIAIIDNLEKIGEAKVKSELEKEGISSEQTEKIIEFIKIDGSVDDVLDKLNHLAQSFPEAEQFNLGVTELATVINGVRDLGVADKRFCIDLSIARGLNYYTGTVYETTLIGHEALGSICSGGRYEELVGMFLGEKMPGVGISIGLTRLISRLLKAGILNTLSATPTQVVVVNMQEDLIAVYLKVSQQLRQAGINVVTNFEKRPLGKQFQAADKQGIQFCVIIGADEAAAQKSSLKNLKSGEQVEVALADLAEEIKRRLT; this is translated from the coding sequence ATGGCAAAAAGTGACAAAATCAACTTTTCTACCCCTAGCGGGTTTCCCGAATTTCTGCCTAGCGAAAAGCGTCTAGAAGTATATTTATTAGATATAATCCGTCGTGTTTTTGAAAGCTATGGCTTTACACCGATTGAAACCCCAGCAGTAGAACGGTTAGAAGTACTGCAAGCTAAGGGCAATCAGGGGGATAATATAATCTATGGTATTGATCCAATTTTACCACCAAATCGCCAAGCAGAAAAGGATAAATCTGGCGAAACTGCTTTGGAAGCTAGGGCTTTAAAGTTTGATCAAACTGTTCCTTTTGCGGCTTATATTGCACGTCATTTAAATGAATTAACTTTTCCTTTTTCTCGTTATCAAATGGATATGGTTTTTCGCGGTGAACGGGCAAAAGACGGGCGGTTTCGGCAGTTTCGTCAATGTGATATTGATGTGGTGGCTCGTGGTAAACTCAGTTTGCTATATGATGCCCAAATGCCGGCAATTATAACTGAAATATTTGAAGCTATTAATATTGGTGATTTTGCAATTCGCATCAATAACCGCAAAATTCTGACAGGGTTTTTTCAGTCTGTGGAAGTTCCGGAAAACCAAATTAAAGCTTGTATTGCCATTATTGATAATTTGGAAAAAATTGGAGAAGCAAAAGTTAAGTCGGAGTTAGAGAAAGAAGGTATTTCTTCCGAACAAACTGAGAAAATTATTGAGTTTATTAAAATTGATGGTAGTGTTGATGATGTTTTAGATAAACTCAATCATCTCGCGCAAAGTTTTCCCGAAGCAGAACAATTTAACTTAGGAGTTACTGAATTAGCAACGGTAATTAATGGAGTTAGAGATTTAGGAGTTGCTGACAAACGGTTCTGTATTGATTTATCAATTGCTCGTGGTTTAAATTACTACACTGGCACGGTTTACGAAACTACTTTAATAGGACATGAAGCTTTGGGTAGTATTTGTTCTGGAGGCAGATATGAAGAATTAGTGGGAATGTTTTTAGGCGAAAAAATGCCTGGAGTGGGTATTTCTATTGGTTTAACTCGGTTAATTAGTCGGTTATTAAAAGCGGGTATTCTCAATACTTTATCTGCAACACCTACCCAGGTGGTGGTAGTGAATATGCAGGAAGATTTGATAGCTGTTTATTTAAAGGTATCACAGCAATTAAGACAAGCAGGGATTAATGTTGTAACTAACTTTGAAAAACGTCCTTTGGGTAAACAATTTCAAGCAGCAGATAAACAAGGAATTCAATTTTGTGTTATTATTGGTGCTGATGAAGCCGCAGCCCAAAAATCATCATTAAAGAATTTGAAAAGTGGTGAGCAAGTGGAGGTAGCTTTGGCAGATTTAGCGGAAGAAATTAAAAGAAGGCTGACGTAA
- a CDS encoding aldehyde dehydrogenase family protein — protein sequence MTKPIEVRNPRTGKFDYVIIPPPPKFLSHQCHRLRRGQIHWQELGIEGRIEAIQQWKQAILANRKQLTDALVNDTGRLSTSVLEIDSFLHGIDRWCNLAPQLLQETAKNTSIPFIALQQTAVPYSLVGVISPWNFPLLLSTFDTIPALLAGSAVIVKPSEITPRFVAPLITTLNTIPKLRDVLNFVEGAGQTGAALIEDVDLVCFTGSVEVGHVVAEAAARNFIPAFLELGGKDPAIVLESADLDLATSAILWGSVVNSGQSCLSIERIYVAESIFPEVYHQLVAKSSRVQLAYPAVESGELGPIISENQAAIINEHLQDAISKGAVIHCGGKVEKLGGGWWCRPTVLTEVDHSMKVMTEETFGPIMPVMPFSTVEKAIDLANDSIYGLSAAIFAESEELALEVGMQIDVGAISINDTCLTAMMHEGEKNAFKFSGLGGSHMGAAGFKRFMRKKAFLIKTNTNKDPWWFNDEE from the coding sequence ATGACAAAACCAATAGAAGTCCGTAACCCCCGCACAGGTAAATTTGATTACGTTATTATCCCTCCTCCACCAAAGTTCCTTTCACACCAATGTCACCGTCTCCGTAGGGGGCAAATTCATTGGCAAGAACTCGGTATAGAAGGTAGAATTGAGGCGATCCAACAGTGGAAACAAGCTATATTAGCTAATCGCAAACAGCTAACGGATGCATTAGTAAATGATACTGGTAGATTATCAACATCAGTTTTAGAAATAGACTCTTTTTTACATGGTATTGATAGATGGTGTAATTTAGCACCCCAGTTACTACAGGAAACTGCAAAAAATACATCTATTCCCTTTATTGCTTTACAACAAACTGCTGTTCCTTACTCCCTAGTCGGTGTCATTAGTCCTTGGAATTTTCCCCTGTTGTTATCTACATTTGATACAATTCCCGCTTTATTAGCAGGTTCTGCTGTCATCGTTAAACCTAGTGAAATCACTCCTCGTTTCGTTGCACCTTTAATAACTACATTGAATACTATTCCTAAATTACGTGATGTCTTAAATTTTGTTGAAGGTGCAGGACAAACAGGGGCAGCTCTAATAGAAGATGTAGATTTAGTCTGCTTTACAGGCAGTGTAGAAGTGGGGCATGTAGTTGCAGAAGCAGCAGCCAGAAACTTTATTCCTGCTTTCTTAGAATTAGGTGGAAAAGACCCAGCAATTGTTTTAGAATCTGCAGATTTAGATTTAGCAACTTCTGCAATTTTATGGGGTTCTGTTGTTAATTCTGGACAGTCATGCTTATCAATTGAAAGAATCTATGTGGCTGAATCTATATTTCCAGAAGTTTATCATCAATTAGTAGCTAAATCTTCTCGCGTACAACTCGCTTATCCTGCCGTTGAAAGTGGGGAATTAGGTCCAATAATTTCCGAGAATCAAGCAGCAATTATTAATGAACATCTGCAAGATGCAATATCAAAAGGTGCAGTAATTCATTGTGGTGGTAAAGTTGAAAAATTAGGTGGAGGTTGGTGGTGTCGTCCCACAGTTCTCACTGAAGTTGACCATTCCATGAAAGTGATGACTGAAGAAACATTTGGTCCTATTATGCCAGTCATGCCTTTTTCTACAGTAGAAAAAGCAATAGATTTAGCCAATGATTCTATTTATGGATTGAGTGCTGCTATATTTGCTGAATCAGAGGAGTTAGCATTAGAAGTTGGTATGCAAATAGATGTAGGTGCTATTAGTATTAATGATACTTGTTTAACAGCTATGATGCACGAAGGAGAGAAAAACGCTTTTAAATTTTCTGGTTTGGGAGGTTCGCACATGGGTGCAGCAGGGTTTAAACGCTTTATGCGAAAAAAAGCTTTTTTAATTAAAACCAACACTAATAAAGACCCTTGGTGGTTTAATGATGAAGAATAG
- a CDS encoding helix-turn-helix domain-containing protein gives MFYWRKMPTFEVLGFHFGIWKTEAKDTFHYWLEILRDVLPASVLEQVEKHDSDYAMATQNKRQETKSFPPRGFFLNRSLDL, from the coding sequence TTGTTCTATTGGAGGAAAATGCCAACATTTGAGGTTTTAGGTTTCCATTTCGGTATATGGAAAACGGAAGCAAAGGACACATTTCATTACTGGCTAGAGATATTACGAGATGTTTTGCCTGCTAGTGTCCTTGAACAGGTAGAAAAACATGATAGCGATTATGCCATGGCGACTCAGAACAAAAGGCAGGAAACAAAGAGTTTTCCACCAAGGGGATTTTTTTTGAATAGGTCATTAGACTTGTAA